The following are encoded in a window of Fischerella sp. PCC 9605 genomic DNA:
- a CDS encoding cupin domain-containing protein translates to MFDKDCVVMESYVYEELYGGRKHFLSISSGDGMLVDLSEDKHPTRLYGWGYTGETLNLSNEGTYFGFVVDGQTDVISYHAGFELAFTLAKGMYFCVPAGPLSIRGGCGIAIASLNYRGMFMVGGPIEKKGRLRYMDGCSDSLLIPPTIKGDPCLNHLHFPPGISQTRHTHPSIRIGVVTSGMGHCEVPENEDGTGEVIKIPLTPGQIFIIPPEGHHSFFTKDNTLDIVAYHPDSDIGPTHDDHPMVNRTYVNGRSARNIEEIRTKVIL, encoded by the coding sequence ATGTTCGATAAGGATTGTGTTGTCATGGAAAGTTATGTTTATGAAGAATTATATGGCGGCAGAAAGCATTTCCTATCAATTTCCTCCGGTGATGGGATGCTAGTGGATTTGTCAGAAGACAAGCATCCGACACGATTATATGGATGGGGATACACAGGAGAAACTTTGAATCTAAGCAACGAAGGAACTTATTTTGGGTTTGTCGTTGATGGTCAAACTGATGTGATTTCCTATCATGCAGGGTTTGAGCTAGCCTTTACCCTTGCCAAAGGCATGTACTTTTGTGTCCCTGCTGGTCCTTTGTCTATTCGTGGTGGATGCGGAATCGCGATCGCAAGTTTGAACTACCGTGGGATGTTCATGGTTGGGGGGCCGATTGAGAAAAAAGGTAGGTTGCGTTACATGGATGGTTGCTCTGATTCCCTGTTGATTCCACCAACAATTAAAGGCGATCCCTGTCTTAACCACTTACACTTTCCACCTGGTATTAGCCAGACGCGACACACTCATCCTTCCATCAGAATTGGCGTAGTTACAAGCGGTATGGGACATTGCGAAGTCCCAGAAAATGAAGATGGAACTGGAGAAGTTATTAAAATACCCTTGACTCCAGGTCAAATATTTATTATTCCACCCGAAGGTCATCACAGCTTTTTTACTAAGGACAACACGCTAGATATCGTTGCATACCACCCAGATAGTGACATTGGGCCTACCCATGATGACCACCCAATGGTGAATCGAACTTACGTTAATGGCAGATCGGCTAGGAACATTGAGGAAATCAGAACTAAGGTCATTCTCTAA